One Desulfovibrio fairfieldensis genomic window carries:
- the ispH gene encoding 4-hydroxy-3-methylbut-2-enyl diphosphate reductase has product MNVIRAKTAGFCMGVSLALQKLDTALDEATTGIGKSNDPRGRICTLGPIIHNPQVLAFYEAKGVACVRDAAELLPDDRVIIRAHGIPRQEEERVRASGARVVDATCPKVKKAQLAIARATRAGATLLLFGEADHPEVRGLVSYAHGPAHVFGSPEELAELRLDPGHTHVLASQTTQDRETFTALEAALRARFPGLTVLSTICDATRERQEEARSIASSVDVMVIVGGRQSGNTRRLADVAALSGIDTFHVESADELDAKRFAQKTRAGLTAGASTPKSLIDAAENWLTSL; this is encoded by the coding sequence ATGAATGTCATCCGCGCCAAAACCGCGGGTTTCTGCATGGGCGTGAGCCTGGCCCTGCAAAAGCTGGACACGGCCCTGGACGAAGCCACCACCGGCATCGGCAAGAGCAACGACCCGCGCGGACGTATCTGCACCCTGGGACCCATCATCCACAATCCGCAGGTGCTGGCCTTCTATGAGGCCAAAGGCGTGGCCTGCGTGCGCGATGCCGCCGAACTGCTGCCCGATGACAGGGTCATCATCCGCGCCCACGGCATCCCCCGGCAGGAGGAGGAGCGCGTGCGCGCCAGCGGCGCGCGGGTTGTGGACGCCACCTGCCCCAAGGTCAAAAAGGCCCAGCTTGCCATCGCGCGGGCCACGCGCGCCGGGGCCACCCTCCTGCTCTTCGGCGAGGCCGACCATCCGGAGGTGCGCGGGCTGGTGTCTTACGCGCACGGCCCGGCCCATGTCTTCGGCAGTCCGGAAGAGCTGGCCGAACTGCGTCTGGACCCCGGCCACACCCATGTGCTGGCCTCCCAGACCACCCAGGACCGCGAAACGTTCACCGCTCTGGAAGCGGCCCTGCGCGCGCGCTTTCCCGGCCTGACAGTGCTCTCCACCATTTGCGACGCCACGCGTGAGCGCCAGGAGGAGGCCCGCAGCATTGCTTCCTCGGTGGATGTCATGGTAATCGTGGGGGGCAGACAGAGCGGCAATACCCGCCGCCTGGCCGATGTGGCGGCTCTGAGCGGCATCGACACCTTCCATGTGGAAAGCGCCGACGAACTTGACGCCAAAAGATTTGCGCAAAAAACGCGCGCAGGCCTAACGGCCGGCGCATCCACGCCGAAAAGCCTTATTGACGCCGCTGAAAACTGGCTGACGTCACTGTAG
- a CDS encoding tRNA dihydrouridine synthase has product MSKTALLPRCPANPDHLPFGRDKPWLAPLAGYSDLPFRLLCREYGAAVCVTEMVSAKGLVYQSPGTNDLLVSLPEDQPLVVQLFGAEADFLRRAVALLREAGYGWFDLNMGCSVPKVLRQGAGAAMLGDLENSLAVAGAMLEEAGPGRVGFKLRLGLDDAHPVLPDLALRLEDLGAGWLTLHPRTARQGFGGTADWEALARLKPRLSLPLLASGDLFSAADGLRCLEQTGATGVMYARGAMHGPGIFAAHLALCRGERIAEPTPAALRAMILRHMDLARSLCPGKAALWKMRSVVPRYVRALPGTRTLRRELCRCTDWRELTDALENFLAAASR; this is encoded by the coding sequence ATGAGCAAAACCGCCTTGCTGCCCCGTTGCCCGGCCAATCCCGACCATCTGCCCTTCGGCCGGGACAAACCCTGGCTGGCCCCGTTGGCCGGATACAGTGATTTGCCTTTCCGCCTGCTCTGCCGGGAATACGGGGCCGCTGTCTGCGTCACTGAAATGGTCAGCGCCAAGGGGCTGGTTTACCAGAGCCCCGGCACTAACGACCTGCTGGTCAGCCTGCCCGAGGACCAGCCCCTGGTAGTCCAGCTGTTCGGCGCGGAAGCGGACTTTCTACGCCGGGCCGTGGCCCTGCTGCGCGAGGCGGGCTACGGCTGGTTTGACCTGAACATGGGCTGCTCCGTACCCAAGGTCTTGCGCCAGGGCGCGGGCGCCGCCATGCTGGGCGACCTGGAAAACAGCCTGGCCGTGGCCGGAGCCATGCTGGAAGAAGCGGGGCCGGGCCGGGTGGGCTTCAAGCTGCGCCTGGGCCTGGACGACGCGCACCCGGTGCTGCCCGATCTGGCCCTGCGCCTGGAGGACCTGGGCGCTGGCTGGCTGACCCTGCATCCGCGCACGGCTCGCCAGGGCTTCGGCGGCACGGCGGACTGGGAGGCCCTGGCCCGCCTGAAGCCGCGCCTGTCCCTGCCGCTGCTGGCCAGCGGCGACCTGTTCAGCGCCGCCGACGGCCTGCGCTGCCTGGAGCAGACCGGGGCCACGGGCGTGATGTACGCGCGCGGGGCCATGCACGGTCCGGGCATTTTCGCCGCCCATCTGGCGCTCTGCCGGGGGGAGCGCATTGCCGAGCCCACGCCCGCCGCCCTGCGGGCCATGATTTTGCGGCACATGGACCTGGCGCGCTCACTCTGCCCCGGAAAGGCCGCGCTGTGGAAAATGCGCTCAGTGGTGCCGCGCTACGTGCGGGCCCTGCCCGGCACGCGGACCTTGCGCCGGGAGCTCTGCCGCTGTACTGATTGGCGGGAGCTCACGGACGCGCTGGAAAATTTTCTGGCCGCCGCCTCCCGCTGA
- a CDS encoding SulP family inorganic anion transporter: protein MRAARFFPFLDTLKTYTTRDFRADFMAALTVTPMAIPQAMAYALIAGVHPQYGIYACMLPVIVAALWGSARYLAAGPTNAISMVLFSTMATVSIGGTLLSSLPEEARMTYVFGLALLCGLIQVGMGLARLGDLANFISHSVMVAFATGAALLIAAGQLKTVLGLTGPKPAGFFPQIGMAFRNLDQINYWSLGLAVLTIVLIVALRRISRRFPSTLIALALVGAVGAIFQVKEHGVTLVGPIPNVIPPFSLPPAFDITALGDLFMPALAIALLGTVESLAIGKQMAAIKGDSFDGSQELIGQGLGNIAAGLTSGIPGCGSFTRSALVVTSGGNTRMGTVYSGLLALPMLFVLAPLMSWLPMPALGGVLLLISFQMIDRESIRLCLVATRIDRAVLLLTFAATLILDLERAIFVGVLLSLVLFIYKTAHPRVLRLRPEAPLLRDATPDLPPGIAVYVIEGTLFFGAIHELERQLYEEDREPARLVVLSLTRVFWLDASGAHALAQFVERCYARSMPVILVVGSRNVRDILRRTGILDYLSSGFVAETINEGLRLATNLLNRVSCRDNQCVFPAPEGPPPAPPVPPVPGDPVAHAALAREAAATAAAGGQKGTVVLPGPEKPKNT from the coding sequence ATGCGCGCCGCCAGATTCTTTCCCTTTCTGGATACCCTGAAGACCTACACGACACGCGATTTCCGGGCGGATTTCATGGCCGCGCTGACCGTGACGCCCATGGCTATTCCCCAGGCCATGGCCTACGCCCTTATTGCCGGGGTACACCCGCAATACGGCATTTACGCCTGTATGCTGCCGGTGATCGTGGCCGCGCTCTGGGGCTCGGCCCGCTATCTGGCCGCCGGACCCACCAACGCCATTTCCATGGTGCTCTTTTCCACCATGGCGACGGTGAGCATAGGCGGCACGCTGCTTTCCAGCCTGCCCGAAGAAGCGCGCATGACCTATGTCTTCGGCCTGGCCCTGCTCTGCGGGCTGATCCAGGTGGGCATGGGGCTGGCCCGTCTGGGCGATCTGGCCAACTTCATCTCCCACTCGGTCATGGTGGCCTTTGCCACGGGCGCGGCCCTGCTCATCGCCGCGGGGCAGCTCAAAACCGTGCTGGGCCTGACCGGGCCCAAGCCCGCCGGGTTCTTCCCCCAGATCGGCATGGCTTTTCGAAATCTGGACCAGATCAACTACTGGAGCCTGGGCCTGGCCGTGCTGACCATAGTCCTGATCGTGGCCTTGCGCCGCATTTCCCGACGCTTCCCGTCCACCCTGATCGCCCTGGCCCTGGTGGGGGCCGTGGGCGCGATCTTCCAGGTCAAGGAACACGGCGTAACCCTGGTGGGGCCCATCCCCAACGTGATCCCGCCCTTTTCCCTGCCCCCGGCTTTCGACATCACGGCTCTGGGCGATCTGTTCATGCCCGCCCTGGCCATCGCCCTGCTGGGCACGGTGGAATCTCTGGCCATCGGCAAGCAAATGGCCGCCATCAAGGGCGACAGCTTCGACGGCAGCCAGGAACTCATCGGCCAGGGCCTGGGCAATATCGCGGCGGGCCTGACCTCGGGCATACCGGGCTGCGGCTCCTTCACCCGCAGCGCCCTGGTGGTCACCTCCGGCGGCAACACCCGCATGGGCACCGTGTATTCCGGCCTGCTGGCCCTGCCCATGCTCTTTGTGCTGGCCCCGCTGATGAGCTGGCTGCCCATGCCCGCCCTGGGCGGAGTGCTGTTGCTGATCTCCTTTCAGATGATAGACCGTGAATCCATCCGCCTCTGCCTGGTGGCCACGCGCATCGACCGCGCCGTGCTGCTGCTGACCTTTGCCGCCACCCTGATCCTGGACCTGGAGCGGGCCATTTTCGTGGGCGTGCTGCTTTCGCTGGTGCTCTTCATCTACAAGACCGCGCACCCGCGCGTGCTCCGTCTGCGGCCCGAAGCCCCCCTGCTGCGCGACGCGACGCCGGACCTGCCGCCCGGCATCGCGGTCTACGTCATTGAGGGTACTCTCTTTTTCGGGGCCATCCACGAACTGGAACGCCAGCTTTACGAGGAAGACCGCGAGCCCGCCCGCCTGGTGGTCCTGAGCCTGACCCGCGTGTTCTGGCTGGACGCCTCGGGCGCGCATGCCCTGGCCCAGTTCGTGGAGCGCTGCTACGCCCGCTCCATGCCCGTGATTCTGGTGGTGGGCAGCCGCAACGTCCGCGATATTCTCAGGCGCACCGGCATTCTGGATTATCTGAGTTCCGGCTTTGTGGCCGAGACCATCAATGAAGGCCTGCGTCTGGCCACTAACCTGCTCAACCGGGTTTCCTGCCGGGACAACCAATGCGTTTTCCCCGCGCCGGAAGGCCCGCCGCCCGCTCCGCCCGTGCCGCCCGTTCCGGGGGATCCGGTCGCGCATGCCGCCCTGGCCAGAGAGGCGGCCGCGACGGCAGCGGCAGGCGGACAGAAAGGCACAGTCGTCCTTCCCGGCCCGGAAAAACCGAAAAACACATGA
- a CDS encoding SulP family inorganic anion transporter, translated as MRVRSFFPFLPTLQSYTRGDLRADIMAAATVTPMAIPQAMAYALMAGVHPQYGIYACMLPVIMAALWGCSRFMAAGPTNAISVVLFSTMATVSVGGATLASLPEAARMPYIFALALLCGLIQLGMGLARIGDLANYISHSVMVAFGSGLAFLIAGSQLKTALGLPGAQPSGFFPQLWLVIEHIREVNPWSLGLTALTIALILTLNRALSRHFPSILAALALATLAGMVLDVRSRGVALAGAIPSIIPPLSLPAAFSLSLFRDLFMPALAIALLGAVQSLAIGKQMAGIRGDKFDGSQELIGQGLANIAAGLTSGIPGCGSFTRSAPMVALGARTRMASVFSGLLALPMLFVLAPMISRLPMPALAGVLLLISVQTLDLRAIRLCLVATRVDRAVLLLTFAATLLLDLEQAIFVGVLVSLLLYIYKTSHPRVIRLRPDDPLLRNAPPDMPPGVAVYVIEGTLFFGAIHELERQLEEEDREPARLVVLSLTRVFWLDASGAHALEQFVERCYARSLPVILVVGSRNVRDILRRTGILEHLSAGFVADTMDQGLQLASNLLQRITCRGDDCELPPAAQPQETASGPSPTPR; from the coding sequence ATGCGCGTCCGTAGTTTTTTCCCCTTTCTGCCCACGCTGCAAAGCTATACGCGAGGGGATCTGCGGGCCGACATCATGGCGGCCGCCACCGTGACGCCCATGGCCATCCCCCAGGCCATGGCCTATGCCCTGATGGCCGGGGTGCACCCGCAGTACGGCATTTACGCCTGCATGCTGCCGGTAATTATGGCCGCGCTCTGGGGTTGCTCACGCTTCATGGCGGCCGGACCCACCAACGCCATTTCCGTGGTCCTGTTTTCGACCATGGCCACGGTCAGCGTGGGCGGCGCCACCCTGGCCAGCCTTCCCGAAGCGGCGCGCATGCCCTATATTTTCGCCCTGGCCCTGCTCTGCGGCCTGATCCAATTGGGCATGGGCCTCGCCCGCATCGGCGATCTGGCCAACTACATTTCTCATTCGGTCATGGTGGCCTTCGGCTCGGGCCTGGCCTTCCTGATCGCCGGAAGCCAGCTCAAAACCGCCCTGGGCCTGCCCGGCGCACAGCCCTCCGGCTTTTTTCCCCAACTCTGGCTGGTCATTGAGCATATCAGGGAAGTAAATCCATGGAGCCTGGGACTGACCGCGCTGACCATTGCCCTGATCCTGACTCTCAACCGCGCGCTCTCGCGGCATTTTCCCTCCATCCTGGCCGCCCTGGCTCTGGCGACCCTCGCGGGCATGGTCCTGGACGTGCGGAGCAGGGGCGTGGCCCTGGCGGGCGCCATTCCCAGCATCATTCCGCCCCTTTCTCTGCCGGCCGCCTTCAGCCTCAGTCTGTTCAGGGACCTGTTCATGCCCGCCCTGGCCATCGCCCTGCTGGGGGCCGTGCAATCCCTGGCCATCGGCAAGCAGATGGCGGGCATCAGGGGGGACAAATTCGACGGCAGCCAGGAGCTTATCGGCCAAGGCCTCGCCAACATCGCGGCCGGGCTGACCTCGGGCATCCCGGGCTGCGGCTCCTTTACCCGTAGCGCGCCCATGGTTGCGCTGGGCGCGCGCACCCGCATGGCTTCCGTGTTTTCCGGCCTGCTGGCCCTGCCTATGCTTTTTGTGCTGGCCCCCATGATCAGCCGCCTGCCCATGCCCGCCCTGGCCGGGGTCCTACTGCTCATCTCGGTGCAGACGCTTGACCTGCGCGCCATCCGTCTCTGTCTGGTGGCCACGCGCGTGGACCGCGCCGTGCTGCTGCTGACCTTTGCCGCCACCCTGCTCCTGGATCTGGAACAGGCCATTTTCGTGGGTGTGCTGGTCTCGCTGCTGCTCTACATTTACAAGACCTCGCACCCGCGCGTGATCAGGCTCAGGCCCGACGACCCCCTGTTGCGCAACGCGCCGCCGGACATGCCGCCGGGCGTTGCCGTCTATGTCATTGAAGGCACGCTTTTCTTCGGGGCCATTCACGAACTGGAACGCCAGCTTGAGGAGGAAGACCGCGAGCCCGCCCGCCTTGTGGTCTTGAGCCTGACCCGCGTGTTCTGGCTGGACGCCTCGGGCGCGCACGCCCTGGAACAATTCGTGGAACGCTGCTACGCCCGCTCCCTGCCCGTGATTCTGGTGGTGGGCAGCCGCAACGTCCGCGACATTCTCCGGCGTACCGGCATCCTGGAGCATCTGAGCGCCGGTTTCGTGGCCGATACCATGGATCAGGGCCTGCAACTGGCCTCTAATCTGCTGCAACGGATCACCTGCCGAGGCGATGACTGCGAGCTGCCGCCCGCCGCTCAGCCCCAGGAAACGGCCTCCGGGCCTTCCCCCACCCCGAGGTGA
- a CDS encoding transglycosylase SLT domain-containing protein — protein MLRRKTLVILSLSLGSALLLLGLLAGFVPQSEGPEVRRRASAHVVSLRPEDLPEPIVSRGDGTRLWSVRLPAASPDAVRRIETDDPDLSGRAGQADTDQIISFEKSGVRLDMGGDDLLFGEEATPTDLAPLLALDGVSMPLLVTAQPRQYGDALDARGRPLRWQAAETLLSGYTPVNPRPADSGRKAAEEMLPEDAYFDGGGLFARARRYQQLVENFARRYNLSAELVYAIIHSESDFSPTLVSDKSAMGLMQLLPSTASDEVHRFLYGRPGDVSFDELRVPEINIRYGTAYLHILLTRYFQDVSDPLSREYCAVAAYNMGPNRFLRLYGKTGEEAVARINELSAEQLYEDLTARLPVRETRFYVAKVRRMKGQYAELR, from the coding sequence ATGTTGCGCCGCAAAACCCTTGTCATTCTTTCGCTGAGCCTCGGAAGCGCCCTGCTTCTGTTGGGCCTGCTGGCGGGTTTTGTGCCCCAGAGCGAGGGACCGGAGGTGCGCCGCCGGGCCAGCGCCCATGTGGTCAGCCTGCGGCCTGAGGATCTGCCCGAGCCCATTGTGTCGCGCGGCGACGGCACGCGTCTCTGGTCCGTGCGCCTGCCCGCCGCGTCTCCGGACGCGGTGCGCCGAATCGAAACGGACGATCCGGATCTCTCCGGACGCGCCGGGCAGGCCGACACGGACCAGATCATCAGCTTTGAGAAAAGCGGCGTCCGCCTGGACATGGGCGGCGACGACCTGCTCTTCGGTGAGGAGGCCACGCCTACGGACCTCGCTCCCTTGCTGGCTCTGGACGGCGTATCCATGCCGCTGCTGGTGACGGCCCAGCCCCGCCAGTACGGCGACGCCCTGGACGCGCGCGGCCGTCCCCTGCGCTGGCAGGCGGCGGAAACCCTGCTTTCCGGCTACACGCCCGTCAATCCGCGCCCGGCCGACAGCGGCCGGAAGGCGGCGGAGGAGATGCTGCCGGAAGACGCGTATTTTGACGGCGGCGGCCTGTTCGCCCGGGCCAGGCGCTACCAGCAACTGGTGGAAAATTTCGCCCGCCGCTATAATCTCAGCGCCGAGCTGGTCTACGCCATCATCCACAGTGAAAGCGATTTTTCGCCCACCCTGGTCAGCGACAAGTCGGCCATGGGCCTCATGCAGCTTCTGCCCAGCACGGCCAGCGACGAAGTGCACCGTTTTCTCTATGGCCGTCCCGGCGACGTGAGCTTTGACGAGCTGCGCGTGCCCGAAATCAATATCCGCTACGGCACGGCGTATCTGCATATCCTGCTGACCCGTTATTTCCAGGACGTGAGCGATCCCCTGTCGCGCGAGTACTGCGCCGTGGCCGCCTACAACATGGGGCCCAACCGTTTTCTGCGCCTTTACGGCAAGACCGGCGAGGAGGCCGTGGCGCGGATCAATGAGCTGAGCGCCGAGCAGTTGTATGAGGATCTGACCGCCCGCCTGCCGGTGCGTGAAACGCGCTTCTATGTGGCCAAGGTGCGGCGGATGAAGGGGCAGTACGCGGAGCTGCGCTGA
- a CDS encoding OmpH family outer membrane protein: protein MRIRLFMPLVFVLSFMLLACQQTETKDAQPKLAVVDMARIMRDSEPGKAGVKFLEGLQAGMQDKLNAIQARLEKDPKDEAAQKELQGVYMTAQQRMQAEQQNVVNLLYDTIQRVLNTYREQQGYDVIISAEVAAAFNPKADVTTAVIAEVNKQKIDFKPLPEPAAPEAAQAPAQQDKDQAAEQAQDQSKDQPKDKVAAPKNGKK, encoded by the coding sequence ATGCGAATCCGTCTTTTTATGCCGCTGGTTTTTGTGTTGAGTTTCATGCTGCTGGCCTGCCAGCAGACGGAAACCAAAGACGCCCAACCCAAACTGGCGGTCGTGGATATGGCGCGCATCATGCGCGACAGCGAGCCGGGCAAGGCCGGCGTGAAATTCCTGGAAGGCCTTCAGGCCGGGATGCAGGACAAACTTAATGCCATTCAGGCCCGCCTGGAAAAAGATCCCAAGGACGAGGCCGCCCAGAAAGAGCTGCAGGGCGTGTACATGACGGCGCAGCAGCGCATGCAGGCTGAACAGCAGAATGTGGTCAATCTGCTGTATGACACCATTCAGCGCGTGCTGAACACCTACCGCGAGCAGCAGGGCTACGACGTGATCATCAGCGCCGAAGTGGCCGCCGCCTTCAATCCCAAGGCCGATGTGACCACGGCCGTCATCGCGGAAGTGAACAAGCAGAAGATCGACTTCAAGCCGCTGCCCGAACCCGCCGCGCCCGAGGCCGCCCAGGCTCCCGCGCAGCAGGACAAGGACCAGGCCGCGGAACAGGCGCAAGATCAGTCCAAAGACCAGCCCAAGGACAAGGTCGCAGCGCCCAAGAACGGCAAGAAATAG
- a CDS encoding YqaA family protein, whose product MALWGLFLAAFVAATLLPAQSELALAGLLAAGHKPVWLLVAAATAGNILGSAVNWLLGRCCVRFQDKRWFPVKKEKLNKARTWYRTYGRWSLLLSWAPVIGDPLTLVAGLLREPFASFILIVGLAKLARYLVVAALVLPWTA is encoded by the coding sequence ATGGCTCTCTGGGGCCTGTTTCTGGCCGCCTTTGTGGCCGCCACCCTGCTGCCCGCCCAGTCGGAACTGGCCCTGGCGGGCCTGCTGGCCGCCGGGCATAAACCCGTCTGGCTGCTCGTGGCAGCGGCCACGGCGGGCAACATCCTGGGCTCGGCCGTCAACTGGCTGCTGGGCCGTTGCTGCGTCCGCTTTCAGGACAAACGTTGGTTTCCGGTCAAAAAAGAAAAGCTGAACAAGGCCCGGACCTGGTACCGCACATACGGCCGCTGGTCCCTGTTGCTGAGTTGGGCGCCGGTCATCGGCGATCCGCTGACCCTGGTTGCCGGACTGCTGCGGGAGCCCTTTGCGTCCTTCATCCTGATCGTGGGCCTGGCCAAACTGGCCCGCTATCTCGTGGTGGCGGCCCTGGTTCTGCCCTGGACCGCGTAA
- the cydB gene encoding cytochrome d ubiquinol oxidase subunit II, with protein sequence MLETIWFVLWTLLWAVYFVLDGFDLGLGTLLPFLGKTEEERRIMYNAAGPFWDGNEVWLISAGGVTFAAFPKAYAVMFSALYAPLLILLFALIFRAVSFEFRNKVESAAWRSLWDGVHFLANLIPSLLLGVAFANLFMGIPVDAQGVYHGSLLGLLNIYGLAGGVFFVCMFVLHGAIWLAVKSEGDLQTRALAAATFVWPIMLALLVVFLILTAFYTKLYDNYLAMPALFILPLLALAGLLGARCMLKHGKLWLAWGCSALFILGVTFFGVMGMFPGMIISSLDPAATVTAFNGSSSPLTLKIMLGVALVMVPIVLVYQFWAYRLFSQPVTAKDLDDHAY encoded by the coding sequence ATGTTGGAAACCATCTGGTTCGTGCTCTGGACTCTCCTCTGGGCAGTGTACTTCGTATTGGACGGTTTTGACCTGGGGCTGGGCACCCTGCTGCCCTTCCTCGGCAAAACCGAAGAGGAACGCCGGATCATGTACAACGCGGCCGGTCCCTTCTGGGACGGCAACGAAGTCTGGCTGATCTCGGCTGGCGGCGTGACCTTCGCCGCTTTTCCCAAGGCCTACGCGGTGATGTTCAGCGCGCTGTACGCGCCCCTGCTGATCCTGCTCTTCGCCCTGATCTTCCGCGCCGTGTCCTTTGAATTCCGCAACAAGGTGGAAAGCGCCGCCTGGCGTTCCCTCTGGGACGGCGTGCACTTTCTGGCGAACCTGATACCCAGCCTGCTGCTGGGCGTGGCCTTCGCCAACCTGTTCATGGGCATTCCGGTGGACGCCCAGGGCGTCTACCACGGCAGCCTGCTGGGCCTGCTGAATATCTACGGCCTGGCCGGCGGCGTGTTCTTCGTCTGCATGTTTGTGCTGCACGGGGCCATCTGGCTGGCCGTCAAGAGCGAGGGCGACCTGCAGACCCGCGCTCTGGCCGCGGCCACCTTCGTCTGGCCCATCATGCTGGCTCTGCTGGTGGTCTTCCTGATTCTGACCGCCTTTTACACCAAACTGTACGACAACTACCTGGCCATGCCCGCGCTCTTCATCCTGCCCCTGCTGGCACTGGCGGGCCTGCTGGGCGCGCGCTGCATGCTCAAGCACGGCAAGCTCTGGCTGGCCTGGGGCTGCAGTGCCCTGTTCATCCTCGGCGTTACCTTCTTCGGCGTCATGGGCATGTTCCCGGGCATGATCATCTCCTCGCTGGACCCCGCCGCCACGGTGACGGCCTTCAACGGCTCTTCCAGCCCGCTGACCCTGAAGATCATGCTGGGCGTCGCCCTGGTTATGGTGCCCATTGTGCTTGTGTACCAGTTCTGGGCTTACCGGCTCTTCTCGCAGCCGGTGACGGCCAAGGATCTGGACGACCACGCTTACTAG
- a CDS encoding cytochrome ubiquinol oxidase subunit I, whose product MDVVMLSRLQFAVAVFFHFIFVPLTLGLSVILAWMETRYVRTGDEIWKRHAKFWGKLFLINFTLGVVTGITLEFQFGTNWARYSEYVGDIFGSLLAIEATVAFFLESTFLAVWHFGWNKLGKKAHCACIWLVAIAGNLSALWIILANGFMQHPVGYVINEAAGRAELSNFWDVVFNGYAWGMFAHTVLASWALGGFFVLGVSAWHLLRKSDTDFFRGSFKMIAPYTLILTIILCLSGDQQGKAVAEYQPAKLAAMESHWETARDVPFYLLVWPDPDNERNSVQALGIPGLLSWIAYEHTDAEVKGLKDFPKEDRPPVTPVFWSFRLMVALGMLFLLLSLAATVQRKREMPCRGLLKALVWNIPLPYISIMLGWAVAEIGRQPWIVHGLMRTTDAVSPVPAENVAISLGAFIVVYSLLGVLDIYLLRKYAIKGPDAQEA is encoded by the coding sequence ATGGACGTCGTGATGCTTTCACGGCTGCAATTCGCTGTGGCCGTTTTTTTCCATTTTATTTTCGTTCCCCTCACCTTGGGGCTTTCCGTGATTCTCGCCTGGATGGAAACACGCTATGTGCGCACCGGCGATGAAATCTGGAAACGTCATGCCAAATTCTGGGGCAAACTCTTTCTCATCAACTTCACTCTGGGCGTGGTGACCGGCATCACTCTGGAGTTCCAGTTCGGCACCAACTGGGCGCGCTACTCCGAGTACGTGGGCGACATTTTCGGCTCGCTGCTGGCCATTGAAGCCACGGTGGCCTTCTTCCTGGAATCCACCTTTCTGGCCGTCTGGCATTTCGGCTGGAACAAACTGGGCAAAAAGGCCCACTGCGCCTGTATCTGGCTGGTAGCCATCGCGGGCAACCTTTCCGCGCTCTGGATCATCCTGGCCAACGGCTTCATGCAGCATCCCGTGGGTTATGTGATCAACGAGGCCGCCGGGCGGGCCGAGCTTTCCAACTTCTGGGACGTGGTCTTCAACGGCTACGCCTGGGGCATGTTCGCCCACACCGTTCTGGCGTCCTGGGCGCTGGGCGGCTTCTTTGTGCTGGGCGTCTCGGCCTGGCATCTGCTGCGCAAGAGCGATACGGATTTCTTCCGCGGCTCCTTCAAAATGATCGCGCCCTATACGTTGATTCTGACGATCATCCTCTGCCTTTCCGGCGACCAGCAGGGCAAGGCTGTGGCCGAATACCAGCCCGCAAAGCTGGCGGCCATGGAATCCCACTGGGAAACCGCCCGGGACGTGCCGTTTTATCTGCTGGTCTGGCCTGACCCGGACAACGAACGCAACAGCGTGCAGGCTCTGGGCATCCCCGGCCTGCTGAGCTGGATCGCCTACGAGCATACGGACGCGGAAGTCAAAGGCCTCAAGGACTTTCCCAAGGAGGACCGGCCGCCGGTTACGCCGGTATTCTGGTCCTTCCGCCTGATGGTGGCTCTGGGCATGCTTTTCCTGCTGCTTTCCCTGGCCGCCACCGTGCAGCGCAAGCGGGAAATGCCCTGCCGGGGACTGCTCAAGGCTCTGGTCTGGAATATCCCTCTGCCCTACATCAGCATCATGCTGGGCTGGGCCGTGGCGGAAATCGGCCGCCAGCCTTGGATCGTGCATGGCCTGATGCGCACCACCGACGCCGTTTCCCCGGTACCGGCGGAAAATGTGGCCATTTCGCTGGGGGCCTTCATCGTGGTCTACTCGCTGCTGGGCGTCCTGGATATTTATCTGCTGCGTAAATACGCGATCAAGGGCCCCGACGCCCAGGAGGCATAA